The Phalacrocorax carbo chromosome 11, bPhaCar2.1, whole genome shotgun sequence genome includes a region encoding these proteins:
- the LOC104044001 gene encoding sodium/hydrogen exchanger 2-like, with protein sequence MGGIIYGLNDKSPPVMDSDIFFLYLLPPIVLDAGYFMPSRPFFENIGTILLYAVVGTIWNVFGIGFSLYGICQVKAFHLQDVSLLHNLLFGSLIAAVDPVAVLAVFEEIHVNEKLHILVFGESLLNDAVTVVLYKLFRSFCEMPTITSVDVFAGVGKFFVVGIGGVLVGLTFGMTAAFTTRFTKDIRVIEPLFVFLYSYLCYLTAEMFHLSGIVAIIACAMGMKRYVEANISLKSHTTVKYFMKMWSSVSDTLIFIFLGVSTIGENHEWNWPYICFTVIFCLIWRALGVLVLTFFVNRFHVNTITSKDQFIIAYGGLRGAICFSLVFLLPDFHRKKLFIAATTVVILFTVFVQGMTIRPLVDLLAVKRKRESAPTVGEQIHIRFLDHLLAGIEDISGHWGQYYWKDKLEYFNSKYLQKILLREHDQPKSSIVLLHEKLERKHAIELAEAGQLGHGPSHPSLLHNDRTVITDKKLEDTLNPDVLENIQEILARNLYRIRRTGPAYNRHTLPGETEPVEHAKEILILRHKSLWVEVSGGDTASSRKEKDDSYSAQGDSSTQPRLYRCFTGKLGSWWVPALISYLPARPVSSLRGGPAGDREDVHGLWRVRCRAGVCETAKAKPPASLARRRQQREDLGCRLQPGGGRGVAPAPGDKVGLLRSSS encoded by the exons ATGGGGGGAATCATCTACGGCTTAAACGACAAGTCACCGCCTGTTATGGACAGCGACATCTTTTTCCTCTACCTGCTGCCACCCATCGTCCTTGATGCAGGGTACTTCATGCCCAGCCGCCCCTTCTTTGAGAACATCGGTACTATCCTCCTCTACGCGGTCGTGGGGACGATATGGAACGTGTTTGGGATTGGCTTTTCCCTGTACGGGATCTGCCAGGTGAAAGCCTTTCACCTGCAGGACGTGTCGTTGCTCCACAACCTCCTGTTCGGCAGCCTGATCGCCGCCGTGGATCCCGTGGCGGTGTTAGCGGTCTTCGAAGAGATACACGTCAATGAAAAGCTACACATTTTGGTCTTTGGTGAATCGCTCCTGAATGACGCGGTGACGGTG GTGCTCTACAAGCTATTTCGATCTTTCTGCGAAATGCCAACCATCACAAGTGTGGATGTTTTTGCTGGAGTTGGAAAATTCTTTGTGGTTGGGATAGGAGGAGTTCTAGTAGGTCTTACTTTTGGGATGACCGCCGCCTTTACCACACGGTTCACCAAGGATATCCGCGTCATCGAACCGCTCTTTGTCTTCCTGTACAGCTATCTTTGCTACCTCACTGCCGAAATGTTTCACCTTTCGGGGATCGTGGC aaTCATTGCATGTGCCATGGGCATGAAACGTTACGTGGAGGCCAACATCTCTCTGAAGTCTCACACCACAGTCAAATACTTCATGAAGATGTGGAGCAGTGTTAGTGATACCCTCATCTTCATCTTTCTTGGAGTTTCCACCATTGGAGAAAATCATGAGTGGAACTGGCCATACATTTGCTTCACTGtcattttctgtctcatttgGAGAGCACTAG GGGTTCTTGTGCTGACATTCTTTGTGAACAGATTTCACGTGAACACCATCACCAGCAAAGACCAATTCATTATAGCATACGGGGGTCTCCGAGGAGCCATTTGtttctctctggttttcttGCTTCCTGACTTTCACAGAAAGAAGCTCTTCATTGCAGCAACAACTGTTGTCATCCTCTTCACCGTGTTTGTACAG GGAATGACAATCCGGCCTCTTGTCGACTTGTTGGCTGtcaagaggaaaagagagagtGCTCCCACAGTGGGAGAGCAGATCCATATTCGG TTCTTGGATCATTTGCTGGCTGGCATCGAAGATATATCTGGACACTGGGGACAGTATTACTGGAAAGACAA aTTAGAATATTTCAACAGCAAATACCTGCAGAAGATCCTACTTCGAGAACACGACCAGCCAAAATCAAGTATCGTGCTCCTCCATGAAAAGCTGGAGCGGAAACACGCCATTGAGCTGGCAGAAGCGGGGCAGCTGGGTCACGGCCCGTCCCACCCATCCTTGCT ccATAACGACAGGACTGTCATAACAGACAAAAAATTGGAGGATACTCTGAATCCGGATGTCCTGGAAAATATACAGGAAATATTGGCAAGGAACCTGTACAGAATAAGGAGAACG GGGCCGGCGTACAACAGGCACACGCTGCCCGGAGAGACCGAGCCTGTGGAGCACGCCAAGGAGATCCTGATCCTCCGGCACAAGAGCCTGTGGGTGGAAGTGAGCGGAGGTGACACGGCCAGCTCCAGGAAGGAG AAGGATGATTCCTACTCAGCGCAGGGCGACTCCAGCACGCAGCCCAGGCTGTACCGCTGCTTCACCGGTAAGCTGgggagctggtgggtgccggCCCTGATTTCCTACCTCCCCGCTCGCCCCGTCTCGTCCCTGCGGGGTGGTCCGGCAGGTGACAGGGAGGATGTGCATGGTCTGTGGCGTGTCCGTTGCAGGGCTGGGGTCTGTGAGACAGCCAAGGCAAAGCCTCCTGCCTCCCTAGCTCGCCGCAGGCAGCAGCGGGAAGACCTGGGCTGTAGGTTGCAGCCTGGTGGCGGCAGGGGCGTCgctccagccccaggggacAAAGTGGGGCTCCTTAGATCGTCATCATGA